Part of the Vulpes vulpes isolate BD-2025 chromosome 13, VulVul3, whole genome shotgun sequence genome, TTGGATATCTCTCTATACGTTATACTGTACtaacaagtgtagctaccatctgtcaccatacgatgctattacagtatcattgactatattccctatgctgtgcctgtTATTCcaatgacttactcattccatgaCTAGAAGCCTATATCCCCACTCCCCTTTACGCATTTTGCCCAGCCCTCCCCtagcccccctcccctctggcaaccatcagtttgttctctatctgtatttatggatctgtttctgctttttgtttgtttgttcatttgttttgttttttagattccacatgtaagtgaactCAGCTGGTATAtgtctgtgtcttatttatttcactcagcataataccgtctgtgtccattcatgttattgcaaatgttAAGATCTCACtgctttttatggctgaggaatattccattgtctatatataccacatcttccttacccactgatctatcgatggacacttgggttgctcccatatcttgtctattgtaaataatgctgtaataaacataggggtgcatacatctttttgaattaatgttttagttgtctttggataaatactcagtagtgaaattactggatcatatggtatttctattgttaattttagaggaactgccatactgtttccacagtttgcattcctaccaacaagtACACAAAGGCTCCATAGGCCCCAATCTTGATTCTCTGCTGGCTGCCAACCATTTTCACCAATATGTTAGCTGATAATAAAATTGGCTAGTAATTAAAGCTTTGGTAGATGGATAAGGGTTTAAGCTGTTACCCTTTCTCACTTGTTCCCATTGTTGTATGATTAAAGTCTACTGCAAACAAAAGCCCAATAATCTGCTGTAAGTAATCTTCAGCACTGGAAGCCAGTTAATCCAAGTGGCATCTCGTTGGAGGACAGGAGTACTTGTTCCTCCTGAAATCCTGGGGGATTGGccacctcctcttctccccttGGGCATAAAGCACTTCTGGCTTCCCCAAAGAACCCCttctcaccctcaccccacccccatggaGTTGGGTTCCTCTTCAGCCTAGGCTCCTGGGGTCAGAGGCACACTATCTTCCCTGAGAGGGCTGAAGGGTCCCTCCTGTGTTTATGCAGCAACTCAGTGCCTCCTGCATGCAGAGGGATCCCACTCCAGCCTCCTTGTTCAGGGACACAGTGCACCCCCAGCTTCCAGAGCGAGAGAGCTGGGAAGAGGTGTGGGTGGCTGGAGAGAGCCTGATATAGCAGCGCATGTCCCACAGAGTCCAACCACGCACAAGCAACAGCTTTTGTAGAAATAGTCCAGCTTTCACAACGAAAATCGAACAGCTAGGACAAGACCCCTTTTAGGAGTCTTAGGACCCTTTCAAGAATCTGATGAAAGCCATGGAGAAAAGTGCTTATTTGCGCAAATACTCAAAATGATACTTTGAACTCCAGCTCCATTTCAGTGATGTACAGTAAACCAAGTTAAGAACTCTGGTTTACAGATGCTAGTGACAGCCCCCTACCTCCATCTCCGTCACTAGCACCACTGCCCCATCACCTAAGTGGGCACAACAGAAAATTTCCCAATGCACAGCCTGGAAACGCAGCTTGGGGCTGGGTTTTGGTGAGAGGCACCTATCCATCACTGGCCTTCCCATTTTACTGGTGATGATCAGGAAGTTGTTGTAGATATTCACTGAGCAGCAGAGCATCACACCCCACCCTGCAAGGGCAGCATTTGAGTGCCGTATTCTGTGACTTCAGTTTTAGGAATACATTAGCCTATTTACCTATTCCTTTATTGTTTCATCATGTTGGGAGGCTGAAAACAGAGCGAGAAGGAAATCTTCCAAAATCTCCAAGGAGAAATTACAAATGTAGGACTGGGGGGTTGTTAGGGTTACTTAATATAGGACTCTGAACACCATCTACAGCCATAACACTAACAGaatccatctctctccctctctctcacatacatgCATGCCTACTTAGTTATCTCCCTAATTCCCGAGAGTCACATCTAAAACATTTGGTTTGACACTAAAATTTAACTTAGAAACCAGTatgaggggcacttggatggtgcagtcagttaagtgtctgactcggtttcagctcaggtcatgatctcagggtccccccttgcattctctctctctctctctctctaataaataaataaataaataaataaataaataaataaataaaatttttttaaaaaaagaaagaaagaaagcagtatAAGTTTTCCCTACATCACCCTGTTCCCATATCACTCATTTGGGAACAGATAGGAAAATCACCAGCTCCAGTATCATGGACTTTTTGGAATCCTGAATAAATAGAACCAATACCTCTAGACAATGGGACTGAAGAGACAGGATTAGCTGGAGGAGAAAGTGGGAGGAAACCAGGTGAGTGATAAGCACTGAAGGTATGTGAGAGGAGAGCAGGGCAACAGaggtttgttttagttttttttgggttttccacCCCTTCTTCCACCTCCTTGGAACCTCATTCCACAAGAGAAAGGCAAGACACCAAAAGAGGCCTGAGGTATCAACTACTTTATTATTCGGCAAGGACAGCCCCAGGGCTCTGCTACTCCTTGTGGATGTCTTTGTGGGAGGCCACGCCCACCTTTATCACCAATATGAGGAACTCCTCGAAGTTAATTGCACCATCGCTATTGATATCCAACTCTTGGAACCAGGTGTCTGCATCCTTTTTCTGTCaagatggaggagaaagaagcCAGTGCGTAAAGACCTTGGCAAGAGCTGAGCCATGGCTGTCTGCATAGGGTGGCATAGGGGACCAGGGACCCAGGGCTTCATTGGCCAGACAGAGATCCCTGCCACACCCAGCCCCTCCTCACCTTCATGAACTGAGGACACTCTGTCTCTAACAATTTCTTCAAGTCATCTCTGTAGAGGGCGTGGTAATTCCCCTTCACCAGGGAGTACTTGTGGTAAACCTCAATGAGGGAGTTTATGGCACTCTCCAGTTCCGTCAGCATGGCGCCCAAGGATCTGCCCCACCTGCAACATGAAACACATGGGGAATCCCAGGATGAGGATGGTTCCTCTGCCCCCAGCAGAGTGAAAACTAGGGGAATACTCATTACTCCAAGTAATGGCTTCATCCAGGCCTGCACCATTCAAATAACTAAACCCAGCAGGTGGCTGTGGCTGTGATGGGAAGGGGTGGGACAGGGAAGGTCCACACAAACATACAGTGCCTGCTGACTCTCCCTGTGCCCTCAGCCAACCAATAGCACAGAGGACCCAGCTCTGTCTTCATCCCTGTCTCACTGACTTCCTCCAAGAGCTCTGGATCTTGCTCCAgacctccctttctctcccctctctgctccACCTCTGGCCCTCCCGGGGTAGGGGGGCAGCCCCAAAGCATGGAGCAGACAGAGGCAGTCTTACTTACCAGGTTTCCCGAAACAGAGTTGACAGAGGATATGCAGGGCTCAGTGGCAGCTCCCCTTTATAGCAGCCAGGCTGTGGCCAGCTGCCAGGGCCCTAGGCCATGCAGAGatagcccctccctccccaggttGCCACAGCCTCTGGTTTCTCAACCAGGTGAATGGGGCAATCACTGCACAGAATGAAAAATTttgatgggaggtgggggagtaggaaaaatggaaagaggaaggTATTTGCTAGGCAGTAGTGCCCAGCAGGATAAATCAGGAAGAGGCCATTGTGAGGACTCCTTTGCTGGGCCACTTGCATCATTTGGCTCGGCCAGCCTGGATGCCCACTCTCAAGTCCTCCTCTCTTGCTGCTGCTAATCCCGAGCACTGTAGACTGTCTGTGCATCTCTGAAATGGAGCTGGAGTTCAAAGTATCATTTTGAGTATTTGCGCAAATAAGCACTTTTCTCCATGGCTTTCATCAGATTCTTGAAAGGGTCCTAAGACTCCTAAAAGGGGTCTTGTCCTAGCTGTTCGATTTTCGTTGTGAAAGCTGGACTATTTCTACAAAAGCTGTTGCTTGTGCGTGGTTGGACTCTGTGGGACATGCGCTGCTATATCAGGCTCTCTCCAGCCACCCACACCTCTTCCCAGCTCTCTCGCTCTGGAAGCTGGGGGTGCACTGTGTCCCTGAACAAGGAGGCTGGAGTGGGATCCCTCTGCATGCAGGAGGCACTGAGTTGCTGCATAAACACAGGAGGGACCCTTCAGCCTTCTCAGGGAAGATAGTGTGTCTCTGACCCCAGGAGCCTAGGCTGAAGAGGAACCCAACtccatgggggtggggtgagggtgagaaGGGGTTCTTTGGGGAAGCCAGAAGTGCTTTATGCCCaaggggagaagaggaggtggCCAATCCCCCAGGATTTCAGGAGGAACAAGTACTCCTGTCCTCCAACGAGATGCCACTTGGATTAACTGGCTTCCAGTGCTGAAGATTGTGGGGCATCTCTCTTGTTACAAAGCACAGAGAGCCTCAGAACATGTCTACCAGGAAAGCCGTACACAGAACCCACCCAGTCTGCAGACAACTGACATCCAGAAAGGTAAAGCAGTTCACCCAGAGTTTTGAACAGTGCAAAGATGGGAAGGCCCAGAGATTCATGTGCCAGAACCTGACCAGACAAGAACATGACTCTGCTGAGAAAActctcctctctgtttccttcctggcattcaacagatatttacccCATGCCTCTCCAGGACACAGGCCATGATCGCCTCCTGGGGGAAGTAGATGGGATTAGCTTCCCCCTCCATGTCTCCATAGTCCTTTGTGCTTCATTATATCATTAACTttatagctgtgtgactttgagccaATTACTGTCTTTGTGCTTCAGTGACCTCAATTATTAAACAGGGATTAAAAATAGAGTCTATCTGCAACCcacacaatgggagaagatatttgcaaatcatacatctgataaggggttagtatccagaatacataaaaaactcttacaactcaataacaacaaaattacccagattgaaaaatgggcaaaggacttcaatagacatttctccaaagaggatatacaaataagcccatgaaaagatgctccacatcactaatcattaatgatatcaaatcaaaaccacaatgagatatcacctcagacCCATGAGATTGGCTACTTCCACAAAAGCagaataacaagtgttagtaGGAGTGTGCAGAAATTGGGACCCTTGtacactgtcggtgggaatgcaaaatggtgcatttgctgtggaaaacagtgtgatggttcctcaaaaagttagaaacagAATTCctatatgatctagtaattccacttctagatctATATCCAAAGTAATTGAAAGCAGGGTGTCAAATAGATAtttgtacatccatgttcattcacgtcagcattattcacagtagctgaAATGTAGAAACTACCCAACTGTCCATTCAAGgatgaattaatatataaaatgtggtatattcacataatgcagtattttcaacttttaaaaaggaaggaaagtctAACACTTGCTACAACAcgaatgaaccttgaggacatcatgctgTATGAAATAGACCAGTCCTAGAGACAAATATTGTTGGTTCCCACTTATATGAGGTTTCTAAGATAGtaaaattcataaagacagaaagaatggTGTGGGACAGGGCCTGGAGGAGGGATAACAGATAGTACTTTCTGGGTTTCAATGACAACatgaaaagagttctggggaTTGtatgcacaacaatgtgaatgtacttaatacaaCTGAACCCTTAGAtgggaaattttatgttatatgtattttgccacaattaaaatttaaatttcttaaatgcttccacctaaaaaataaatagaatataccTCATATGCTATTGTAAGGATTaataatagatgaaaaatatttatgatttgtagacttctcttttttaaagattttatttatttactcatgagagacacacagagggaggcagagacacaggtggagggaaaagcaggctccctgtagggagcctgatgcaggactcaatcacaggatcccaggatcaagacctgagccaaaggcagatactcaaccactgacccattCAGGTGTCCCAATTTGTAGGCCTTTCTTAATATGTATTGtactttaataaaaagtttaCACAAAGAACATGTGAAGTACTTAGGGTGTGCAGAATAAGTGAGCAAGTGAGTGCTGGGTGAGCGTGCACCATGACAACTGCACTGCAAGTGCCTGACTGCCCAGCTAGACTATGAGCCCTCGAGAACCCAGACTGGCCCAcccatccctgcctccccagTACCCCACACAGGACGCCACACAGTGCCTAGCAGACAcagtaacagcaacaacaaccaaTAATAAGAACAAATAACAGCAAAATAACATTGATTGGGTTTCCACCATGTTCCAGGAACTGTTGTAAGTGCTTTATCTACATCAATCcattgaatcctcacaataacctatgaagtaggtactatcacaatccccattttacagacgagtaATTTGTCATCAAATTACTTAGGTGACATGATGTGGTATCATCcacttcctgcctctgcctggaatgcctctTTGCCAGTCAAACCCTCCTTGTCCTTCCTCATCCAGCCTGGGTACCATCTGCTCCACATCCATCCCTGatcctcctccccacactcttATCAACACTGAGTTAATTCTTCTCCCCACTCCATCAAATCTTTATACATCACAgcatttttcctgctttgttatgATTCATCTCTTTCTTATCTGCCTTTTCTTTGGGACAGGGAGCCCCTTTAGAGTAGAAATCACTTCACATTCCTGGGGCCTGGTATATAGTAGGTGTTTGATTAATGGTAATTGAGGGGATAAATGAACACAAAATTAAACATTGGATCTATCCCGTATCCAATGCAGAAATTCCCTTTATCACATCCCTCCTGTGTAAATCATTTTGGGAACATGGCAGGATGTAAATGTATCAACCAAATGCAATTTAACTTCCTTGATGAGAGGTGAGTCAACCTTTTGATAGAAAAATGGGGCTGCTCCTGACATATACAATAACAAGTTTCAATTAGTGAATAAGCACTTAGTGCACACCTATTGTCACCAGGCCTCTCCTGCGTGGACCTGGCATAATAGCACCTTACTTATCCCAAATAGTACAATATACTTCTGAAATATTTCTATAACACTGCCTCATCTGATAACCCTTTGAAGTGGACATTACAGGTACAATCATCCCTATGTGaccaatgaggaaacagaagcacgGGGAGTTACTCAAGTTTCTTCCCATGGCATGTATCTGCTTAGTTGCCAAAAAGCACACATTAGAACCAAAAAAAAGTGGCTTTTCTGAGACTCTCCTTAGGATCTGTTCACAAGCTTGGGATGGGGCCCACAGTGACCTGTCTCAGTGAGGGTGAGGATGCGGTTGATGCAGATGATGTCATCCCATATCCCTGGCCCTTCAAGGGATGCTTCCTTTGGAGGCAGTCCCCTGAGAACAGTCCCAGTGGAGACAGCTTTCTTCATccagaaattaaggaaaccaGGCTCCAGGTCCAGGGAGAAGACCAAGGCAGACATAAGCCATGACCTCCTTCCAGCATCACATGCTTATTCATGGAACTTGCTGAGTAGCGAGGCCTTGAAAGTTGCCGCAGAGATGCTCCACCTGGACCGACAGTCCCGGGGCCTGAGGGGGAGCAGGAGCCAGGCTGGCAGCAGGCTGAGTGACTTGCTAGAAgaatgtgccaggaactgggtaAGCACATCAGGGAAAAGGCACAATCTGTAATCAAACCAGCGGACATGGGGAAACCCCAGGACAGCGGAACCTGCTCCTACTTACAGGAAAGAGTTTAGTCCTGGGCATGTGTCCCAATAGCTCAACCAAGCCTGTGCCCACGGCTGAGGAAATGAGGACACAGCGGCCAGTGTAGAAACCACTGCACACTCCCCCCACCCATACTACAGGAAAGGGCAGGAGGTCTAGGGTGAGCCAGTCCCTTAGCCCTCGAAGGTCTGTGGAAACCAGCAGTCTTAGGTCAGACAGGCAGGAAGTATCTGGCCCTAGGCCTGGCTCACTTGGCCATCCATGCTTCTGGTCATGACTAGAGATTCCCAACCACAGGCCCCATTTCTGCATTCCTTACTGCAGCCATGCTCACAACAGTAGAGGGCACACATGGCAAAACACACCCAAGGTACACCAGCACATGCACCTCTGCAGACCCCATGGAGCATGCAGGAAAGTCCAGAGGAAGAGCGCTGGGACCCAGCCTAGTCCTGAACGGCAAGCACTGGTGGATTGGCAAATGTACAAGGGGCGTCCGTGGCAGGCCAGGTCCAGGGAACAGTGGGGGCAACACCATGCTTTAGAGCTCGACTGGTCAGAAACAAGGGCCCCTGCTCAGCCCACAGGGCGCTGCCCCTCCTGTGGCACAACTGGGAGAGGGAACCTAACCAAGTCCCATAAATGATTCCTCAGTCATTGGCATAGTGGCCATGATGATTGCCCGTCGTTCTTGGTAAACTCCTCATTGTTATCACAACACACTCAGGACATAGATTCCCAGACCATCCTCTGAGAACTAAGCCACCATGATGGGCCCCAGCAGGGCCTACGGCAGAGAAGACTGACCCAGAGAGATTCTGCGTCAGATTCCGCGTCAGATTCCTGGGCTcccggggagagagagagaaaaataaacacaaagatgGGCAGGGGCAGATCCCTCCTGGGAGGGGGTCAGAGACCACAGGAGGACTTAGATGGTAAGTCACATGAGCCCCAAGTACAGTAATCCCCACGTCAGCCTCGATTAGTAAAACCCAGACCCCACCcttccctcctccaggaagacttccctgaTTGACCGTATCCCAGGTTCCACTCATCCCTCTTCACCATAATAGGCTGGAGTGTTCCCTTTGCCCTAATCCCTGTCTCTGACTCAGCATGTGCAAAATCCAGCTCACAATCTCCCCCAGACTGGCCCTGCCTGATCCAGCCAGCCCAGGACAATTACCCACATCACCTCCCGGTCTTGTTCCAGCCCCTTCTCAGGCCCAAGCTACTCCTGCTTTGGAGTAGCTGATTCCTTGGCTCTGATTCCTTGGCTCTCCTCCAAAGCAAGGAGACCCTCAAGTGGGTCCTGGCCCAGTGTACATGTGCCTTCTTGGCTCCTGTCCCATAGTGTACGCATAGAGCATGAGTGGTCAAAACATCACCAGTAAGGCCTATCTTCCATGTCAGACAGACAGCTCCCCAAGAGAAGAAACTCCTCCCTCAGACAGGGGCAATTGGAAGCAGGGGCGTTCTTCCCTCCCCCCTCAGACTGGGCCTTCTGGAGGTGAGACCATGTCTCCCCTCTCAGtccagggctccctcctcagaCTGGGACTGGAATGGATGATCCCCAAGGGAGCAGCAAACCTCCTCTCTGGACTCATAGCAGATGCCCAGAACCATAAACAAAGAATTCCCAGCACATTTGTGGTGTTGCTCTATTCTCTTCTCTCACAGGTATGCATTGCACATGCCTGTGCACAGGTACAGGCACATGCAGGCACACGCTGACTCGCGGGGCAGAGCTCTGCAGCAGCTcaggctcctgctcctgctcctagATAGACACCTGGGGGCAGAGGCTGTGCAAGGCGTCCCTGTCCAGTGCGGGCTGTTCAGGGGCATCCCCGTCCTGTGCGGGCTGTTTAGGGACGTCCCTATCCAGTGTGGGCTATCCGGGGTGTCCCTGTCCAGTGTGGGCTGCTCAggggcatccctgtcttgtgcAGGGTGCCTGGGGGCATCCCTGTCCAGTGCAGGTTGTCCAAGGGCATCCTTATCCAGGGCGAGCTTTCCGGGGTGTCCCCATCCAGTGCGGGCTGTCTGGGGTGTCCCTGTCCAGTGTGGGCTGTCTGGGGTGTCCCTATCCAGTGAGGGCTGCTCAAGGCTGTCCCCGTCCAGTACGGGCTGTCTGGAGTGTCCCTGTCCAGTGCGGGCTGTTCAggggcatccctgtcttgtgtGAGGTGTCCGGGGGCGTCCCAGTCCTGTGCGGGCTGTTTAGGAGCATCCCTATCCAGTGTGGGCTTTCCGGGGTGTCCATGTCCAGTACAGGCTGCTCAGGGGCGTCCCTGTCTTGTGCGAGGTGTCCGGGAGCATCCCTGTCCAGTGCGGGCTGTCCGGGGTGTCCCTATCCAGTGCGGGCTTTCTGGGGTATCCCTGTCCAGTGAGGGCTGTTCAGGGGCGTCCCTGTCTTGTGTGGGGTGTCCGGGGGCGTCCCTGTCCTGTGCGGGCTGTTTAGGAGCATCCCTATCCAGTGTGGGCTTTCCGGGGTGTCCGTGTCCAGTGCGGGCTGCTCAGGGGCGTCCCTGTCTTGTGCGAGGTGTCCAGGAGCATCCCTGTCCAGTGCGGGCTGTCGGGGGCATCCCTGTCCTGTGCGGGCTCTCCGGGGCATCCCTGCCTAGTGCAGGCTGTGCCGGGCACAGTAGCAGGCACACAGTTGCCGGTGGTACAGCAGGTGGTAATCCTTCAGGAGCCGGCCCAGGATGAACAGGAATTCGTCGAAGCAGATCTGGTTGTCCTTGTTCTTGTCTGCAGCCCGGAACAACTCTGAGACATAGTAGGGCTCCTTCCGGCcctgaggaggggcagaaggtcAACCACCTGCCCAGGCCCCCCGCCCCACAGCCACTGGGGCCTCCACCACCTTGCAGGACACAGCCCCTCCCTCAGGCAGAGGCCAGGTCACCATGTGGGGcagaatcaggctccaaggggACATGTGGCAGGCCCTCTGCCCACTAGACCTGGGGCTATGTGGTGGACTGCACGGCCTGAGCACCCCCACCAGCTGCTGAGCTGTGCTGAGTGGCCTGGGGCATCCTGATACATCTGTCCACCGTCAGTGGCTGCTAAGCCTATCTTCCCAGCGGCCCTGGGAGCTGCCCTGCAGGGACAGCCAGGCCAGGGGCTTCAGGGTGGAAGGCTGTGCCCCCTCCTTCACACAGAGAGCTCCTCAGGCACAGCCCACCTGCTCCTCGTGTCTGCATGTCCAGTGCTATTACGGGGCCCCCGAAGAGCAGGATCAGATGTCTGTATGCTGTGGCATCTGCCCAGGAGTTGTTTATGACACTGAGCCTACGTCATCTTTGGATAGTGCAAAATGGGGAGAAAGACAATGTTGTGGGCCTTGAGGCTGTCCAGCACGGCCCAGAGCAGGTGGCCAGGAGGGCTGAGGATCGGGGATGCTATAGGGGAGGAGCAAAAGCACTTGAGGTGGAAAGAGACAACAAGAAGGAAGGCCAGGGTCAGCGGGCAGGAGCACCAGGCAAGGCCTTGAGCTGGTTTCAGCAGGATTTGGCTGGTAGATGTGGGGACCCAGAGTGGAGTCCTTGGAAAGCCTCCCAGGAAGGAAGTTGCATCATCTGTCAGCAGCCAGGGGTCTGGAGGGTGACCCTCATCCCTGTGGGCAGGTCTGCACCTCCTGCTTCCCCCTATAGCCCACCAGCATAATTCACCTCATCTGATGTCCTCTGCAAAACTGGTTGGTCCTGGAccctggggcttcctgcatgagcAGGCTCTCCCTGGCTCCCCTCAGCTCAGCCCCCCTGGCCCAGGCTGCCCACTGTCTGTCCCTGAGGGCCCTGTACCTGGGCAGGGCTGTGAGCCCCTCGTGGCAGTGTCTGGCAGTCCCATACCCAGCCACACAGTCTAGGCATTTGGCCCTGGATGACAGTCGCCCTAGTCCCCTCTGTGACCCTCATGGTTATACTCCAATAAACTGAGGGCAAGACTCTCTCTGATGTTTCCCAAAGGTAAGTAAGGGGACATGCCAAGTGAA contains:
- the LOC140594963 gene encoding protein S100-A15A-like isoform X2, translating into MTHKPMEESFFQIVHCYHQYAAREGDVETLSLEELKALLMDNVPCFMESLGRKEPYYVSELFRAADKNKDNQICFDEFLFILGRLLKDYHLLYHRQLCACYCARHSLH
- the S100A8 gene encoding protein S100-A8, with translation MLTELESAINSLIEVYHKYSLVKGNYHALYRDDLKKLLETECPQFMKKKDADTWFQELDINSDGAINFEEFLILVIKVGVASHKDIHKE